One Paraburkholderia phymatum STM815 genomic window, AACGCGCGTCACTTTTCCACACGGCGTGCGCCCTCGCGACTTTCACGCTGCCACGGCTCGGACACGGAAGCCGCGCGCATCTGCTCTTGCATCACCACACCGGCCCATTATTCGCATTTCGCGAATGCCGCATTCGCCCTCACCCCCATTCAAAGCAGGCTCTGCCTGGTCCACTCTCTGGCAATCCGGTAGCGCGACGCACAGCGCGCGCCGGCGCGAACATGACATTGGAGACAGAGATGAAACCGAATCAATGGGACGTGTCCTACGAATGGAAAGCCGTGACGCTGCTCGCGCTGGGCTTCGGCCTCGTAGGCCTTGACCGGTGGCTCATTGCGCCGCTTTTTCCGGCGATCATGAAAGACCTGCATCTGAATGCACAGGACGTCGGCAACTGCATCGGCATACTCGGGCTGTCGTGGGGCGTGTTCGCCGCGCTGATGGGCGGCATTTCCGACAAGATCGGCCGACGCAAGGTGCTGATCCCCGCGATCATCGCGTTCTCACTGCTGTCCGGCTTGTCCGGCGTCGCGGGCGGGTTGGCGGCACTGCTCGGAATTCGTGCGCTGATGGGCGTGGCGGAAGGATCGTTCTGTCCAACGAGCTTCGCCGCGACGGCCGACGCCTCGCATCCAAAGCGGCGTGGATTCAATCTCGGCTTGCAGCAAAGCGGCTTCGCGCTGTTCGGACTGGCGCTGTCGCCCATCATCGCGACTCAGCTGCTCGGCGTGATGAGCTGGCGCTGGGTGTTTGCGCTCGTGTCGATCCCTGGGCTGATACTCGGTCTGCTGATGTATCGCGTGATTCGCGAGCCCAGGCGGGAGCCGGTCGCAAGGACCGCCCGAATCAATGCGTCCGCGCACAAAACGCATGGCAGCTGGCGTGACGTGCTGAGGAGCCGCAACATCCCCGTCGCAATGGTCGCGCTGTTCTGCGCGATGACGGGCGTGTTCGTCCTCGGCGCGATGCTGCCGCTCTATCTGACCGACTATCTCTCGCTCGACACTCAGCGCATGGGCGTCGTGGTGTCGGCAATCGGCTTTGGCGGCTTTGTCGGGCAGTTCGGATTGCCGGGGCTATCCGATCTCGTCGGGCGGCGCTTCGCGAGCATCGTCGGCTTTGTCGGCACGGCAGTGATGCTGTACGTGTTTCGCGGCCTCGGTGCGCAGCCGGTTGCGCTGTTCGCGGTGCTGTTCGTCGCGTCGTTCTTCACGCTGGGGCTCGTGTCGCTGCTGTCCGGCCCGGTTGCGACCGAAGCGGCGCCCGTCGGCATGGTGTCGACGGCAATCGGCATTGTGGTCGGCGCGGGCGAGATTTTCGGCGGCGGTATCGCGCCTGCGCTCGCGGGCTTCGTCGCGACGCACTTTGGCATTCAGAACATCCTGTGGCTGCCGATTTGCGCGGTGATCCTCGGCGTCGGCGTGAGCCTGTTGCTCGAAGAGACGGCGCCTGCCAAAGCGCGCCGCCGTGGCCCACCGTCCGTCGACGAGTCCGCGCATTTCCCTGCCGTCGAACAGCCCGAATAAGCGTCCGTAGAATGTGCGGCGTCCGCTTGCGCCGCACGGCAACCCACGTGCGAGCACGTATACACTGACGTGCTGGATACGGGGACAAGGACGCAGCATGGATCGTTTTCTGAGCATCGAGGCCTTCGTGCGGGTGGCGGAAACCAGTAGCTTCGCGGAAGCCGCACGGCAGCTCGGCGTGACCAGTTCGGTCGTGACGAACCGCATCCAGCAACTGGAGAAATTCGTCGATGCGCCGCTCTTTCATCGCAGCACGCGCCACGTGCGGCTGTCGGAAGTCGGCGAAGCGTTCTATCGAGAATGCGCGGAAGTGGTCGGGCGCGTCAACGAACTGACTGACCAGATGCGCGAACTGCGCGCGACGCCCACGGGCAGGCTGCGCATCCAGATGTTGCCGGGCTTCGCGCTCGGGCACTTCGGCGCGTCGCTGGCCGAGTTCAACCGGCGCTATCCCGGCATTCAGCTCGACGTCATCGTGAATGACCGCGTCGTCGATCCCATCGAAGAAGGCTTCGATGTCGCGTTCCAGATCTTTCCGCCCATCTCCGAATCGCTGATCGAACGGCGTCTCTTTCCCGTGCGGCGGCTCTTCTGCGCCGCGCCTTCCTATCTGCGCGAATATGGCACGCCGCAGCATCCCCGCGATTTGCTGCAGCACACCACGGCGCTTTATTCGGGTTATCCCTCGCGCAACCGCTGGACGATGACGCGCGGCGATGAAGTGGTCGAGATGGAGTTGCCCGGCATGATCCGCTCGAACTCCGTGCATCTGTTGCGCGACTACGCGCTGACGGGCGGCGGCGTAGTGTGCCTGCCGACGCTCGTCGCGAGCGCCGCGCTCCTGGACGGCTCGCTGGTGCCGATCCTCACCGATTACGCGCTCTCGCCGTTGAACTTCGCGGCGGTGTATCCCGCGACACAGCGCCAGGCGCTCAAAGTGAAGGCGCTGGTCGAATTTCTCGCCGACTGGCTCGGGCCCGAGCCGTCGTGGGACACGCCGCTCATCGAGCGCGGCTGGATCTGCTGAACTGCTTGCGCGCGCATCGATGCTCGCCTGAAAGTCTCTCCCGCGCCGATTCCCGCGCGATTATTCGCGAATCGCAAATGCCGTAATCGGCGCTGTGCCCGTTGTCGATGTCGTGGCGCGCTCCTAAAGTTGAATCCAAGAACTTACTCAACCGCAACAAAGTTGCATGGGACGGAGACAAACCATGACCGACACGTCATATCACACCTTCTTCGGTTCGCTAGACGCCTACCGCAAAGGCGAAATCGAAATCACGAGCGGCGCCGCGCGCCACTACGTGTTCTCGAACATCTTCGAAGTCGCTTCGCAGTCCGCGCCGTACGACAAGGTCGTCGTCGGCAAGAACATCGAATACGTGATCGAAGTGCTGCGTACGGAAGGGCAGTCGCGCTGGTTCGCGAGTTCGCACGACGAGTTCGCGATTCTGATGGACGGCAAAGCGCGCATCGACTTCATCGAGCTCGAAACACCGCCGCAGAACGTTCGGGGTTCGGTCCATGCTTCGAACGAAGGCGAGCAGCCCGCAGGCCGCGCGATGGGACATGTCGTGCTGCGCCGCGGCCATCAGGCGCTGCTGCCCGCCGGCTGCGCATACCGCTTCAGCGCGCAGAGGTCCGGCGTGGCGCTCGTGCAGACGATGCTCGGCGAGCTGTCGGTGGAGAAGTGGGCGGACATCTGCCTGCACTGAAACGCTTTATCCACACATCGCTCACAACATCAGGAGACACGACAATGGCGACCCTCGACACGCTCGATCATCCCGCCGGTTTCGCCGCCGACGCCGTCAAGGCCAGCGCGCCTGATCCCGTCACCGGCTATAAGCGCTTCTCGCTCGGCGCCTTCCAATTTCTACGCGACGAGTATTTCGTCAAGATCAACTGGCCCGCGAAAGGGCAGAACCGTACGCACGCCGTACCCGCCGACGCCTTCCTGCGCGCGATGATGCGAGACGTCGCGTGGGGCTTCTTCTACGGCTGGGTGAATTTCGACCACGTGTTCGGCACGCGCAATCACTACGGCAAGGTGGACATTTACGCGGGCTCGTTCAACGGCATCATGAAGGAAGCGGGCGTCGACTATATGGAGACCTTCGAAACGCCGACCATCATGGCGACGTTCAAGGCGATCCTGCACGACTGGACCAACGAGGGCTTCGATCCGTTTGCCGCGCCCGAGGAAACGGGCACGGCGTTCGGCCGCAAGCACGGTGACAACGACGCGGCCATCGAACGCACGCGCATCGCCACGCGTCGCATGCCGGGACTCGAAGGGGACTCGCCGCTGCGCGACGAGCTGCCCATCAACCGCGCATTCGCCGACGTACCCCAGGACGAGCCCGAAGTGCATGCGGAGCCCGGTTTCGAAGGAGAGTTGCACGCGTTCAATCTGTTCAAGTACCTGTCGCGTTCGGACGTGACGTGGAATCCGTCGGTGACGTCGGTGTGCGGCGAGAGCCTGTTCTGCCCGACCACTGAGGAATACATCCTGCCCGTCTTCCACGGCAATGATCGCGTTGAATGGTTCCTGCAGCTGTCGGATGAAATCGTCTGGGACATCGGCGACAAGAACACGGGCGCGCCGCGCGCCCGCATCACGATGCGCGCCGGCGACATCTGCGCGATGCCCGCCGACATCCGCCATCAAGGCTATTCGACCAAGCGCTCGATGCTGCTCGTGTGGGAGAACGCAACGCCGAATCTGCCGAAACGTTATGAGAGCGGCGAACTGAAGCCGTATCCCGTCGACTTCTGAAACACGGCGCGCCTCGTTTGAACCAGGAATTTCACATGCGAAACCAACTCTTTATCGACGGCCGCTTCACCGATGCAGCCGAAGGCGGCACGATTGACGTGCTCAATCCGCACGACGGCTCGCTGATCACGAAGATCGCCGCGGCCACGGCCCCGGATGTCGATCTCGCCGTCGCCGCCGCGACGCGCGCTATCCCGAAGTGGACGGGGATGGCCGCCGCCGAACGCGGGCGTCTGCTGCTGCGTCTCGCCGATGCAATCGAAGCGAATGCGGAAGAACTCGCGCAACTCGAATCGCTCGACACAGGTCATCCGATTCGCGATTCGCGCGCGCTGGACGTGCCGCGTACGGCTGCGTGCTTCCGCTATTTCGGCGGCATGGCCGACAAGCTGCAAGGCTCCGTGATTCCCGTCGAAACAGGTTTTCTCAACTATGTACAGCGTGCGCCCATCGGCGTGGTCGGGCAGATCGTGCCGTGGAATTTTCCACTGATGTTCACTAGCTGGAAGATGGGCCCAGCGCTCGCGGCGGGCAATACAGTCGTGCTGAAGCCTTCCGAGATCACGCCGCTTTCCACGTTGCGCATCGTCGAGCTGATGGCCGAAGTGGGCTTCCCCGCAGGCGTCGTCAACATCGTGTCGGGCTACGGCCATACGGCGGGCCAGCGGCTAGCAGAACATCCCGGCGTCGGCAAGATCGCGTTCACGGGTTCGACGGCCACGGGACGGCGCATCGTCGAAGCATCGCAGAGCAATCTGAAGCGCGTGCAACTCGAACTGGGCGGCAAAGGTGCGAACATCGTATTCGACGACGCCGACCTCGACGCCGCGATCAACGGCGCGGCGTGGGCGATCTTCCACAATCAGGGGCAGGCGTGCATTGCGGGCTCGCGTCTGATCCTGCACGAGCGCATTGCCGATCAGTTCCTGGAACGTTTCGTCGCGCTCGCTGCGTCGATCCGCATCGGCAATCCGCTCGATCCCGACACCGAAATGGGACCGCTCACCTCGCTGCAACATCTGGAGCGCGTCAAAGCGTATGTCGACGTGGCGCGCGAGCAGGGCGGGCGCGTGCTGACGGGCGGCGGCGCGCCGCAGGATGCATCGCTCGCGAACGGCTACTATGTGCGGCCCACGGTGGTCGAAGCGAAGACGCCGCACGACCGCATCGCGCAGGAAGAGGTGTTCGGGCCGTTCGTGACGGTGCTGCGCTTCGGCAGCGATGAAGAGGCGCTCAAGATCGCGAACGGCACCGACTACGGACTCGGCAGCGGCCTTTGGACACGCAATCTGTCGCGCGCGCATCGCACGGCGGCGCGGATGCACGCGGGCATGTGCTGGATCAACTGCTACAAGCGCGTGAATCCGGGCAGTCCGTTCGGCGGGGTCGGGCAATCCGGCTATGGACGAGAGATGGGCTACGAGGCGATGCACGATTACACGGAAGCGCGCTCGATCTGGGTCAACGTCGACGGCAACGTGCCGCCGCATTTCAAGCGCTAAGGCGGTGACGGCGATGAAAGACTTTGTCTACCAGGGCGCGCCATCGCGTGTGGTGTTCGGGTGGGGCGCGCTCGCGCAGTTGCCCGCCGAAGTCGAGCGGCTCGGCGCGCGGCGCGCGCTGATTCTCTCGACGCCCGAGCAGCGCGCTTTGGCCGACGAAGTTGCACGCGTGCTCGGCGAGCGCGCGGCGGGCGTGCATGCGCAAGCGGTGATGCACGTGCCCGTGGACGTAGCGCGCGCCGCGCGCGAAGCGGCCGCGGCGATCGATGCTGACTGCTGCGTCGCCGTCGGCGGCGGTTCGACCATCGGCCTCGGCAAGGCAATCGCGCTGGAGTCGCCGCTGCCCATCATCGCCGTGCCGACCACGTATGCAGGCTCGGAGATGACGCCGATCTACGGTCTCACGCAAGGGCGCGTCAAGCACACGGGCCGCGATACGCGCGTGCTCCCGCGCACGGCGATCTATGACCCGTCGCTGACGCTGACGTTGCCGCCGGCGATCTCGGCGGCCTCGGGCGTCAACGCGATTGCGCACGCCGTGGAAGCGCTCTATGCGGAAGACGCGAACCCCATCGTCAGCCTGATGGCGGAAGAGTCGATCCGCGCGCTGGGCGAAGCGTTGCCCCGCATCGTGCGCAAGCCGGACGACGCCGACACGCGCAGCCGCGCGCTGTACGGCGCGTGGCTCGCAGGCAGCTGTCTGGGCGCGGTCGGCATGGCGCTGCATCACAAGCTGTGTCATACGCTGGGCGGCACGTTCAACTTGCCGCATGCGCAGACGCACGCCGCGATGCTGCCGCATACGGCACACTACAACCACGAGGCCGCGTCCGACGCATTGACGCGCGTGGCGAAGGCGCTTGGCGGCCAGCATGCGAGCGAGGCCGGCCCGCTGCTTGACGACTTGAACCGCACGCTCGGCATTCCGATGTCGCTCGCGCAGATCGGCATGCCCGAAGGGGGCCTCGACGAAGCCGCTGAGCTGGCATGCCGCAATCCCTATGCGAACCCGCGTCCCGTCGAGCGCGACGCGATCCGCGCGCTGCTGCAGCGTGCATGGCTGGGCACCGCGCCCGCCTGACCACAACCACGCAGGAAGCTGGAGGAAGACATGACGACGGACGAACGAGAGGCCGAACGAGCCTTGACCGAACAGGTGGTGGCGAGTTTTGCGAACGCGGAAGATGCACGGCTGCGCACCCTGATGCAAAGCCTCGTGCGGCACATGCATGCGTTCGTGCGTGAAGTCGAGCCGACGGAAGCCGAGTGGATGGCGGCGATCCGCTTCCTGACCGCGACGGGCAAGATGTGCGACGACCTGGTGCGGCAGGAGTTCATCCTGTTGTCGGATACGCTGGGCGTGTCGATGCTGGTCGATGCGATCAATCATCGGCTGGCCACCGGTGCGACCGATACGACGGTGTTCGGCCCGTTCTATATCGAAGGAATGCCGGAGCGTGCTTACGGCGAGAACATGGCCTTCACGCCGGGCACACCCGCGCTCGTGCATGGCCGTGTGCTGACGACGTTGGGCGAACCCGTCGCGGGGGCGTTGCTCGACGTATGGCAGACGGCCGACAACGGCATGTATTCCGGGCAGGACACGGCGCAGCCGCATGGCAATCTGCGCGGACGCTATCGCACGGACGCTGAAGGCCGGTTTGCGATCACGACAATCGTGCCCGTCAGCTATCCGATCCCGACGGACGGCCCGGTTGGACAGATGCTCCGAGCGACAGGCAGGCATCCGTGGCGTCCCGCGCATCTGCATTTCATGATCAAGGCGCCGGGCTATCGCACGCTCGTCACACATCTGTTCGACAAGGACGATCCGTATCTGCAATCGGATGCTGTGTTCGGCGTGAAGCCTTCGCTGCTGGTCGCGTACGGCGAGCGCTCCGCAGGCGACGAACTCGCGCGCCGCTTCGGCTTCAGCGGCGATTATCGCGAAGCGCGCTACGACTTCGTTGTCGATGAGAGCGCGACGCCATGAGACGCTACTTTGCCGTGTTCGCGACCGACAAGCCACACATGCGCGAAGTGCGCGAACGCGTGCGGCCGAGTCATCGCGCGTATCTGCGTAGTGCGGCGTCGCATGGCGTGTTCGTGCGGCTGGGCGGGCCGACGCTCGCACCGCATTGCGATGCGATGAACGGCACGCTGCTCGTCATCGAGGCGGATGGCATCGGCGACGTCATGGCGTTTGTGGGCAACGATCCATACATGCAGGCAGGGTTGTTCGAGCGGGTGGAAGTGCGTCCGTGGGACTGGAGTCTGGGCAATCCGGAGCACCGCGTATGAACGGCGAGCCGAACCGGCTGTGCAGCCTCGGCGAAGTGCCCGACGGGGGCGCGCGCGTCGTGGACCGCGCGGACCGGCCCGTGATACTCGTGCGGCGCGGCGACAGTGTGTGGGGCTATGTGAACCGCTGTCCGCATTTTTCCGTCCGGCTCGATTACGAAGAAGGGCAGGTGTCGTGCTATCGCGCGCAGGTGTTGATGTGCGCGCACCACAGCGCACTGTTTCGCTTCGAGGACGGACGCTGCATCGAAGGGCCGTGTGCGGGAGCGGCGCTGGATGCCGTGGATGTGCGGGTGGATGCCACGCTGTCCGTCGTCGAAGTTGGCGTGTGAGTTCATTGCGGGAGCACCCGGCCACCCACGAAACGCGAGCGGGCAGTAAGATGGCGACTCGTTCTCTCGATGAGTGTTATTTCGATGCAAGTGCTGGTTGACGCGGACGCCTGCCCAGTCGTCGTCAAGGAGATACTGTTCCGCGCCGCACGGCGTGTGGAAGTGTGCGTTACGCTGGTCGCGAACCAGTATCTGCGGACACCGCCTTCGCGCTTCATCAAGGCAATACAGGTGCCGTCGGGCTTCGACGCTGCCGATGAACGCATCGTCGAACTGGTTCATGACGGCGACCTCGTGATCACGGCAGACATCCCTCTCGCCGCCGCAGCCCTCGACAAGGGCGCGCACGTGCTCGATCCGCGCGGGACCTGGTTTAGCCGCGAGAACATCCAGGAGCGTCTGACGATGCGCGACGTGATGGATCAGTTGCGCACTTCAGGCGTCGAAACGGGCGGTCCAACACCTTACTCTGCGAACGACGGCAAGGCGTTTGCGGGGCAACTGGACCGCTTTCTCGCGCGTCGTCGCGCTGTTTGATCGGATGTCTTTCGCGCAGTGAATTGCCATTCAACCGGCGTGATGACCTACAGTTGCAGATGTGGATTCGCGTGATTTCATGCGTCCGGACAGTTTGCATAGACGGGCGTCGGTCAGACGACATCATTTCTCGTGGCGATAGAGGCAGCGGCTGTGTTGCTGCTTTCGTATCGAGCCCCAGTTTTATACAGCAAGCGATTCATCCATACCGATGCAATCGATCGGTAAATATGCGCTTGTGGCGAGTCTCCGTGTCGTCGATGCAACGGCCTGGTCGGTCTGGTGGGACTTCGCGTGGATGTCGTGAATTGCACGGAGGTAGCAGACAGGTCGAATCTCTGGATCCACCGATCGAGAGGAGAGTGAGATGGCGAACCAACAGATGCCGTCCGCCGAAGCACAGATTGAAACTGCCGCCACGGGCTGGCGAGCAGTTGTTCCGCCGGCACAGTGGCTGGCCGGCTATCGATGGCAATGGCTTTCCGCCGATGCCATCGCCGGCGCGACGCTCGCTGCGTATGGCATACCCGTGTCGCTCGCCTACGCGACATTGGCAGGATTGCCGCCGCAATACGGTATCTATTGCTACCTGGTTGGCGGGCTGTTCTATGCGCTATTCGGATCGTCGCGTCAATTGGCTATCGGTCCCACGTCGGCGATTTCGATGCTCGTCGGTGTGACCGTCGCCGACATGGCAGGCGGCGACCCCGTGCGGTTCGCATCGATTGCAGCGCTGACCGCAATCCTCGTCGCCGTGATGTGCGTGCTGGCGTGGATTTTCAAACTGAGCTCGCTTGTCAATTTCATCAGCGAAACAATATTGCTCGGCTTCAAGGCGGGTGCGGCGCTGACGATCGCGTTGACGCAATTGCCGAAGCTGTTCGGTGTCAAGGGCGGCGGTGAGCAGTTCTTCGAGCGCGTCGCGATCCTGGTCGGGCAACTTCCCGATACACAACTCGTCGTACTCGCTTTCGGTATTGCAGCGATCGCGCTTCTGCTATTGGGGGAGAAATTGCTTCCCGGCCGCCCTGTCGCGTTGTTCGTCGTGGTGTTATCCATCGTGCTGCTGACGGTGACGCCGCTTCGCGAGATGGGGTTCAAGATCGTCGGCACGTTGCCGACCGGCTTGCCCGAATTTCACTTTCCAGCGCTGCGCGTGCGCGATGTCGACGGCATCATTCCCTTGGCATTTGCATGCCTGCTGCTGTCATACGTCGAAAGCGTGTCGGCGGCACGGGCGATCGCGCAAAAGAACGGCTATGAAATCGATCCGCGCCAGGAACTGCTCGGGTTGGGCGCGGCCAATCTGGCGGCGGGGCTCTTCCAGGGCTACCCGGTAGCGGGCGGCTTGTCGCAGTCGTCCGTCAACGACAAGGCGGGTGCAAAGACGCCGCTTTCGCTCGTATTTGCTTCGATCACAATCGGTCTGTGTCTGCTGTTCCTGACGGGATTGCTCACCAATCTGCCAAACGTGGTGCTGGCCGCGATCGTGCTCGTTGCCGTCAAGGGGCTGGTGGACATCCGCGAACTGCGTCATGTATGGCATGTGAGCCGCTATGAGTTCCTTGTTTCGATGCTCGCCTTTGCCGCGGTGTTGCAGCTTGGCATCCTGAAAGGCGTGATTGTCGCGGTTCTTGCATCGATGCTGCTGCTCATCAGGCGCGCCGCGCATCCGCACGTAGCGATGCTGGGGCGCATTCCCGGCACGCAACGCTATTCGGATGTCGAACGTCATCCCGACAACGAGGCGGTGCCCGGCGTGCTGATGTTTCGCGTGGAGGCGTCGCTGCTTTACTTCAACACCGAACATGTCCGGGCGACGGTATGGGAGAAGATCCGCTCGAGCGCCAGCCCCGTCAAGCTGGTGATCTGCGACCTGTCCAGCTCTCCATCAGTCGACATTGCGGGCGCGCGGATGTTGGCGGCCATGCAAGCGGATCTTTCCAAACGAGGCATGGTTCTGCGGATCGTGATGGCCCACGCGGGTGCGCGCGACATCCTTCGCGCGGAAGGACTCGAGGAGCGCGTCGGTCATCTTGGGCGTCGTGTCACCGTCAGCGATGTAGTCGATGCGTTCCTGCGAGGCGCCGACACAACCTCCGCCACGTTGGACGAGACCTGAAAAGGGGCGTTGCAGGATACAAACAGGATGGCGTGAGCCGTCGAATGGCTACGACAATCGAAAAGCATTATCACGCGAAGCAACGTCAGCCTTTGCGCGATATAACCTGAGAGGTTTAAGCGAGGGAAACATCATGGAATTCGTGCTATTAGCTGCAATCTTCTTCACGTCGGCGGGATTTTTTGTCGGCGGTTCAGCGGAGACGACTCCGCCGCCGACGGTTGCGCCGGCTCCTTCTTCCGAGTCGAACGGCGAGACTGCGGCTCCGCAGTTGCGTGCCGGGTTGCCGGGAATGAACGCTGGGCGTTTTCAGCAGGCTGCGGGCGCGCAGTCATAAACGAGACAGTGCGACGTCAAGAAAAAAGAAAAAAGTACGGGGCCTTTCGTCCGACATCGGAAATACATGCCGAAAATATCGGCTCAGTGCACCGTGCACTGCCGGCTTATTAAAAATTTCAGCAGCGCCCGGTAAATCCACCTATTTCTTCTTGACTATTTTCAGCGGCAAATTTAAAAGCTGCTGAAGAGTCGATCCTGCCAGTCGCGAGAGCGCAGTCACCGCCTGCGTCATTTGTCTATTGTCTGATCGAGCACCCGCAATTCGTGTCGAGTAGAT contains:
- a CDS encoding MFS transporter translates to MKPNQWDVSYEWKAVTLLALGFGLVGLDRWLIAPLFPAIMKDLHLNAQDVGNCIGILGLSWGVFAALMGGISDKIGRRKVLIPAIIAFSLLSGLSGVAGGLAALLGIRALMGVAEGSFCPTSFAATADASHPKRRGFNLGLQQSGFALFGLALSPIIATQLLGVMSWRWVFALVSIPGLILGLLMYRVIREPRREPVARTARINASAHKTHGSWRDVLRSRNIPVAMVALFCAMTGVFVLGAMLPLYLTDYLSLDTQRMGVVVSAIGFGGFVGQFGLPGLSDLVGRRFASIVGFVGTAVMLYVFRGLGAQPVALFAVLFVASFFTLGLVSLLSGPVATEAAPVGMVSTAIGIVVGAGEIFGGGIAPALAGFVATHFGIQNILWLPICAVILGVGVSLLLEETAPAKARRRGPPSVDESAHFPAVEQPE
- a CDS encoding LysR family transcriptional regulator, whose amino-acid sequence is MDRFLSIEAFVRVAETSSFAEAARQLGVTSSVVTNRIQQLEKFVDAPLFHRSTRHVRLSEVGEAFYRECAEVVGRVNELTDQMRELRATPTGRLRIQMLPGFALGHFGASLAEFNRRYPGIQLDVIVNDRVVDPIEEGFDVAFQIFPPISESLIERRLFPVRRLFCAAPSYLREYGTPQHPRDLLQHTTALYSGYPSRNRWTMTRGDEVVEMELPGMIRSNSVHLLRDYALTGGGVVCLPTLVASAALLDGSLVPILTDYALSPLNFAAVYPATQRQALKVKALVEFLADWLGPEPSWDTPLIERGWIC
- a CDS encoding cupin domain-containing protein, translating into MTDTSYHTFFGSLDAYRKGEIEITSGAARHYVFSNIFEVASQSAPYDKVVVGKNIEYVIEVLRTEGQSRWFASSHDEFAILMDGKARIDFIELETPPQNVRGSVHASNEGEQPAGRAMGHVVLRRGHQALLPAGCAYRFSAQRSGVALVQTMLGELSVEKWADICLH
- a CDS encoding aldehyde dehydrogenase family protein translates to MRNQLFIDGRFTDAAEGGTIDVLNPHDGSLITKIAAATAPDVDLAVAAATRAIPKWTGMAAAERGRLLLRLADAIEANAEELAQLESLDTGHPIRDSRALDVPRTAACFRYFGGMADKLQGSVIPVETGFLNYVQRAPIGVVGQIVPWNFPLMFTSWKMGPALAAGNTVVLKPSEITPLSTLRIVELMAEVGFPAGVVNIVSGYGHTAGQRLAEHPGVGKIAFTGSTATGRRIVEASQSNLKRVQLELGGKGANIVFDDADLDAAINGAAWAIFHNQGQACIAGSRLILHERIADQFLERFVALAASIRIGNPLDPDTEMGPLTSLQHLERVKAYVDVAREQGGRVLTGGGAPQDASLANGYYVRPTVVEAKTPHDRIAQEEVFGPFVTVLRFGSDEEALKIANGTDYGLGSGLWTRNLSRAHRTAARMHAGMCWINCYKRVNPGSPFGGVGQSGYGREMGYEAMHDYTEARSIWVNVDGNVPPHFKR
- a CDS encoding maleylacetate reductase produces the protein MKDFVYQGAPSRVVFGWGALAQLPAEVERLGARRALILSTPEQRALADEVARVLGERAAGVHAQAVMHVPVDVARAAREAAAAIDADCCVAVGGGSTIGLGKAIALESPLPIIAVPTTYAGSEMTPIYGLTQGRVKHTGRDTRVLPRTAIYDPSLTLTLPPAISAASGVNAIAHAVEALYAEDANPIVSLMAEESIRALGEALPRIVRKPDDADTRSRALYGAWLAGSCLGAVGMALHHKLCHTLGGTFNLPHAQTHAAMLPHTAHYNHEAASDALTRVAKALGGQHASEAGPLLDDLNRTLGIPMSLAQIGMPEGGLDEAAELACRNPYANPRPVERDAIRALLQRAWLGTAPA
- a CDS encoding intradiol ring-cleavage dioxygenase; this translates as MTTDEREAERALTEQVVASFANAEDARLRTLMQSLVRHMHAFVREVEPTEAEWMAAIRFLTATGKMCDDLVRQEFILLSDTLGVSMLVDAINHRLATGATDTTVFGPFYIEGMPERAYGENMAFTPGTPALVHGRVLTTLGEPVAGALLDVWQTADNGMYSGQDTAQPHGNLRGRYRTDAEGRFAITTIVPVSYPIPTDGPVGQMLRATGRHPWRPAHLHFMIKAPGYRTLVTHLFDKDDPYLQSDAVFGVKPSLLVAYGERSAGDELARRFGFSGDYREARYDFVVDESATP
- a CDS encoding YciI family protein, which translates into the protein MRRYFAVFATDKPHMREVRERVRPSHRAYLRSAASHGVFVRLGGPTLAPHCDAMNGTLLVIEADGIGDVMAFVGNDPYMQAGLFERVEVRPWDWSLGNPEHRV
- a CDS encoding Rieske (2Fe-2S) protein; this translates as MNGEPNRLCSLGEVPDGGARVVDRADRPVILVRRGDSVWGYVNRCPHFSVRLDYEEGQVSCYRAQVLMCAHHSALFRFEDGRCIEGPCAGAALDAVDVRVDATLSVVEVGV
- a CDS encoding YaiI/YqxD family protein; the protein is MQVLVDADACPVVVKEILFRAARRVEVCVTLVANQYLRTPPSRFIKAIQVPSGFDAADERIVELVHDGDLVITADIPLAAAALDKGAHVLDPRGTWFSRENIQERLTMRDVMDQLRTSGVETGGPTPYSANDGKAFAGQLDRFLARRRAV
- a CDS encoding SulP family inorganic anion transporter, which encodes MANQQMPSAEAQIETAATGWRAVVPPAQWLAGYRWQWLSADAIAGATLAAYGIPVSLAYATLAGLPPQYGIYCYLVGGLFYALFGSSRQLAIGPTSAISMLVGVTVADMAGGDPVRFASIAALTAILVAVMCVLAWIFKLSSLVNFISETILLGFKAGAALTIALTQLPKLFGVKGGGEQFFERVAILVGQLPDTQLVVLAFGIAAIALLLLGEKLLPGRPVALFVVVLSIVLLTVTPLREMGFKIVGTLPTGLPEFHFPALRVRDVDGIIPLAFACLLLSYVESVSAARAIAQKNGYEIDPRQELLGLGAANLAAGLFQGYPVAGGLSQSSVNDKAGAKTPLSLVFASITIGLCLLFLTGLLTNLPNVVLAAIVLVAVKGLVDIRELRHVWHVSRYEFLVSMLAFAAVLQLGILKGVIVAVLASMLLLIRRAAHPHVAMLGRIPGTQRYSDVERHPDNEAVPGVLMFRVEASLLYFNTEHVRATVWEKIRSSASPVKLVICDLSSSPSVDIAGARMLAAMQADLSKRGMVLRIVMAHAGARDILRAEGLEERVGHLGRRVTVSDVVDAFLRGADTTSATLDET